The window ATCGCTCTTTTGAGTTCGAGCGCCCCATGATGGGATGGCAAATTCTCCGAAAAGATGGTGCTAAAGGGGATGTTTTGCTCTATCGGTACGATAAACAGCCCCGGAATCCCAACTATGCCCAGTTCCGGGTTAAAGAGACCGGTGGTGGCTTCGGGCTGAATAATGAAGGATTCCGGGGCATGGGGATCCGGAAAGGCGCCGGATTTGACTTCACCATTCAGGCCAGAAAGGTCGAGGGAAGCATCTCCGCTCTGCGCGTGGAAATTATCAATAGCGAGGGGAAAGTTATCGGTAAGGGTAAAGTCTCCGGCTTTGAAGCGGGGAAATGGAAGACCTATGAAACCGAGTTGACTGCCACTGAAACTGCTGCAAAAGCCACCATGAATCTCTGGGTGGAAGGCACCGGCAAACTGGATTTCGACATGGTATCTCTGTTTCCGCACGATACTTACAAAGATCGGGAAAACGGACTCCGTCCGGATCTCGTAAAAATGATGGAAGACATGAAGCCGGGATTTCTGCGTTTCCCCGGTGGATGTATCGTAGAAGGATTTGACCTGTCCCAGCGATATCAATGGAAAAACACCATCGGCCCGCTGGACGAACGGGTGGTGACTATCAACAGGTGGAACTTCGAATTCCAACACAAGCCGGCTCCGGATTACTATCAATCCTACGGACTCGGCTACTACGAATATTTCCAGCTCGCCGAAGATTTAAACGCCGAGCCCATGCCAATCCTGAATATCGGGATGGCCTGCCAGTTTAACACCGGCGAGTTAGTCCCGGTGGATGAACTCGGCCCGTATATCCAGGATGCCCTGGATCTCATCGAATTTGCCAACGGCCCCGCAGACAGTGAGTGGGGGAGTGTCCGTGCGGAGATGGGACATCCCGAACCGTTTAACATGAAAATGCTGGGCGCCGGTAACGAGCAGTGGGGCCCGCAGTACATCGAACGGTATAAACCGTTTGTCGATTCCATCAAGGCGCATTATCCGGACATACAGATCGTTGCGGCCACCGGCTCGGATGCCACGATATTCCCCAACGGGGAAGAAGAAATAGACTATCTCTGGAAACAATGGATGAAGCTCGATCCGGAAATCGTGGATGAGCATTTCTACCGGACGCCGGACTTCTATCTGGAAAATGTGGACTGGTACGACGATTACGACCGGAGCGGTCCCAAACTGTTCGTCGGTGAATACGGCGCCCAGAGCGTCGGTGTGGCCAGTCCGGATAACGAGAATACCTGGCGGACGGCACTCTACGAAGCCGCGTTTCTTATAGGGTTTGAGAGGAACGCCGACCTGGTGCGGCTGTCATCGTATGCACCGCTGTTCGGGCACCTGGATGCTTGGCAGTGGAAGCCGGATCTGATCTATTTTAATAACCTTGATGTGTTCGGCAGCGCCAACTATTACGTCCATAAGATGTTCAGTACTAATCCGGGAACGCATATGTTGACCGCGACTGTAGATGATAAGCCTAAGACGAGCGACGGAATTGAAGGCCTCCACGCCAGCGCTCAGCTGGATAAAGATGCTGGTGAGGTCATTATCAAAGTAGCCAATGCAACGAAGAAGGCACAGAAAACATCCGTCAACCTCAGCGGCGCCGGTGAGGTTGGGGGTGAGGCGAAAGTCATCATCTTAAAGTCCGGATCGCTGAAGGACTTCAATACCATCGATAACCAGAAGAAGATTTATCCGGAAGAGTTTACGGCATCGGTGACCGGGCCGGATTTTGAGTATGAATTTGCACCTTTATCGTTCACTATCATCAGGGTGCCTGTGGAGTAAATTGTATGAAGATTAGAGATAAACAGGGAAAACAAGTAAACAAAATGTCAGAGCGAACCACAGCAAGGGAGGATTCATGAGGGAATTATCACGCACGAAACTGGCAGTACTGTTCTGCCTCAGCTTTCTGTTTGTGACCAGCGCCTTTAGTCAGCCGGCAACGGTCACTATCGATCAGACAGAAACGCGCGAGGAGATCAGTAAGTATATCTATGGCCAGTTCATAGAGCACCTTGGACAATGCATCTATGGCGGCATCTGGGCCGAGATGCTGGAAGATCGCAAATTTTACTATCCGGTGCCGGCCGAGAGCGAAGACGCCATCTGGCGCATAACCGATCGGCAGGCGCGGGTGTTGAATGCTTCTCCGTGGCAGGTTATCGGGCCGGAAGGCACGGTCACCATGGTAAAGGAGAATTCTTATGTCGGCCGACACACACCACATATCAACGTGGCCGGCAGCGACGCAGTCGGGATTTTCCAGGGAGAACTCGGCGTGGTGGAGGATAAGCAGTACAGCGGATATGTTATTTTATCCGGTGGAAGTGACGTTGGCCCTGTGACAGTCTCATTGGCATGGGATGGCGGCAGTGAATCGCATGTCATCGAAGAAGTGTACGAAGAATACGTGAAGGTGCCGTTCATGTTCACTGCCGGGGCAAGTACCGACAACGCCCGGCTGGAGATTACCGCGAAAGGTCAGGGAACTCTGAAGATCGCCACGGCTTCAATTATGCCGGCAGATAATATCGACGGTTTTCGGCGGGATACCTTCGAACTCCTGCAGGCACTTGACTCGCCGGTTTATCGCTGGCCCGGCGGAAATTTCGTCAGCGGATATGACTGGCGGGATGGTATCGGGCCCAGAGATAAACGTCCTACGCGGACGAATCCGGCGTGGACGGGTATCGAGACCAACGATATGGGGCTGGATGAGTTTATCCATCTTTGCAGACTCCTGGATACCGAGCCGATGATTGCCGTAAATACCGGTTTTGGCGATGCCTATTCGGCTGCGGCTGAAGTTGAGTATGCCAACGGTGATCCTTCAACGGAATACGGAGAATGGCGTGCCCGGAACGGCCATCCGGAACCGTATGATGTGGAATACTGGTGTGTGGGGAACGAAATGTTTGGTCGCTGGCAGTTGGGTTACATGGAAATCGATGATTATGTGCTGAAGCATAACCTGGTTGAAGAAAAAATGCGCGAAGTTGATCCCTCCATCACCACTATCGGTGTCGGTGAGATAGGCGATGATGGCGAATGGTCACGGGAAATGCTGGAAAACAGCGCAGATCACATGGATCTCATGAGCGAGCACTTCTATGCGTGGAACGATACCAGTGATATTCCGGCGCACGTGGCACAGATTACGGGCAACATCAAGCGGATTGCCGATTACCACCGGAAATTCCGGAAAGAGATCCCCGGCATCGCCGAGAAGGATATCAAAGTTGCCCTGGACGAATGGAACTACTGGTACGGCCCGTATCGCTACGGCGAACTGGGTGTCCGGTATCATCTCAAAGATGCGCTCGGTATCGCAGCCGGTCTGCACGAATATTTCCGCAATTCCGATATCTATTGGGGGGCTAATTATGCCCAGACGGTGAACGTCATCGGCGCCATTAAGACCACCAAAACCGAAGCAGAGTTTGCCACTACCGGGTTGCCACTGATGCTGTACCGCAAGGAGTTCGGCAAGACGCCGGTAATGGTTGAGAATGGTGCGAAAAATGTCGACATCAGCGCGGCGCTTACCAAAGATGGAAACGCCCTGACTATCGGCGTCGTCAACATGAACAAAGAGAGCGTCGATCTCAACTTCGAGGGGATCGATCCAGCCAGCGACGCGACTACGTGGATAATCACCAGTGATGACCACGATCCGCGGGCCTATAACGTCCCCGGTGAAGAACGGAACGTCGATATCGAAGAAGCCGGGAACACCGATTTGACGAATACAGTGGAAGTCGAACCGCTGAGCATTACTTTGTTTAAGGTGCAGCTGTAGAAACTAGCAGCCCAATGTAGAGACGTGCCATGGCACGTCTCTACACACGTGCGAAAATGATTGATAACCAAGTTCGGCCAAAAAATAAAACTCCCGCTCCGATCCCAATCCGGAGCGGGAGTTTTTTGTAAGGAGTTATGCGATGAAACGCTGGGGTATCATTTTAGTCATTATTTTGGTGGCGGGAATGCCGGGATTTGCGCAGGATGGTGAAAGATCTTATAGGATTGTGAGTCCGGATCAGGGTATAGTCGTCACCTTTGAGGTTGGCGGAGATCAATTTGCGTACTATTCGGTGGCTTATCAGGGGACAACAGTTCTTGAGAATAGCCGACTGGGTGTTGAGCGTATGGATGCCGATCTGTTTACCGCACTCCGAGTTGATACGGCATCGGCGGTGACTCCGGTCGATGACAAATACTCCATGCGCACCGGCAAGCAGTCGGAAATCCGGTATCAGGCCAACCGGCGTGTTTTTCACCTGCGAAATGATGCCGGGAATCCGTTGGACATCATTTTTCAGGTTTCCAATGATGGCGTGGCGTTTCGGTACCACTTTCCGGAAAAGACTCCGGATGTGAGGACGATTCTGAAAGAGTATACGACCTTTCGGTTTTTAGAAGAAACCCACGCCTGGATACAGCCGCTGGCCGAACCGAAGTCCGGTTGGCAAAAATCCAATCCCAGCTACGAAGAGCACTATATACACGATGTGAATATCAGGGAGCTGCCGGATAATCCCCACGGATGGGTGTATCCTGCACTGTTTAAAACCGGTGAGACCTGGATACTGATTTCAGAAACAGCACCCGGATATAACTACTGTGGATCCCGGATTTCGTATGTCCCCGGAGCGCAGCAATTCAGTATTGTTTATCCCACTGTCGTAGAGTCATTTCCCGATGGCGGGGCTAAACCGGTCGGAACTTTACCCATGTCCAGCCCCTGGCGGATTATCGCAATCGGCGATCTGGAGACCATTGCTGAATCGACTCTGGGAACGGATTTAGCCGATCCGCCAGTTGAGGCTGATTTCTCCTTCGTCGAGCCGGGCCGTGCGTCCTGGAGCTGGGTCATGCTAAAGGATAACTCGGTCAATTACGATACCCAAAAACGTTTCATCGATTATGCCGCCGAGATGGGATGGGAGTACTGTCTCGTTGACGCGGACTGGGATCGAAACATCGGGTATGACGGTATAGCGGAATTGTCGGCATACGCACAGGATAAAGGTGTCGGACTCCTTCTGTGGTACAACTCCGCTGGCAGCTGGAATACGACTCCGTACACTCCCAGAGATAAACTGCTGACCCATGATAGTAGAATAGCGGAGTTCACCAAGCTGCAGGAGATGGACATCGCCGGAATCAAGGTGGACTTCTTTGGCGGGGATGCCCGTTCCATGATGGTATACTACCAGGATATTTTCACGGATGCGGCGAAGTATGACCTAGTGGTGAACTGTCACGGAACCACGCTCCCCAGGGGATGGCAGCGGACATATCCGAATCTGGTGACCATGGAATCGATCATGGGATTCGAGTTCGTCACTTTCGAACAGCAGAATGCTAACCGCCAGCCGATGAAATCGTGTGTGATCCCGTTTACGAGGAATGTGTTCGATCCCATGGACTTTACACCAGTCGGATTTTCTGAGATTCCGAACATTGAGCGGCGAACCTCCAATGCCTTTGAGCTGGCCACGGGGGTTATCTTTCATTCCGGAGTCCAACACTTCGCCGCCATCCCGAAAGGGATGAATTCTGTTCCTTCTTATGTGAAGCGGGTGATGAAAGAAATTCCGGTAGCCTGGGATCAGACGGAATTCGTCGCAGGTTATCCCGGAAAACTGGCAGTCTTGGCCCGGAAAAAGGGGAATGCCTGGTATGTCGCCGGGATTAACGGGGAAGACCGGCAAAAAGAGGTGACCCTGGATCTGTCATTTCTCGCTTCCACCGAAGGCATGTTGATCGCCGACGGCGAGACCAACCGGGATTTTCGTCAGGAGAAAGTGGAATTATCCGGGGGCAAGCAGTATTCCGTAGATTTATCTGGATATGGCGGATTTTTGATGAAGTTTGGCGGAAAGTAAGAAATGCCAATCGTCCCTGACGGGACTTTGCGGTTTCTAAGATCACGCATACCCACCACTGACGTGGTGGGCTAAATGCAACCGTCCCTTCGGGACTATCCGGTGGAAATTCCTATGGGTTTCCGTCCCGGCAGGGACGGAATGCTTTCAGCCCCGGGATTTATCCCGGGGATTGAATTGATGAAAAATCGCAAAGTCCCGCCAGGGACGACTGAAATCAGACTCGTCTACTCCACAGTCAAATCCTGATACCGCCGCATCGCCTCCACGAAATAATAATCCGCATAGGTGATGGCGACGTCTACTTCTGAATCTGCCGGCTTACTACCAACACTGTGTTTCAGGATAAATCCGCCGTTGGTACCGACATTCGCCATATACTCATCCGTCGATAACGTCCGGATAATCGTCTCCGCGGTCGCGAAATAGGTCGCCGAATCCTCCGGAGACGCATACTGGCTCAATTCAAGCAGACCAGAAGCCATGATCGCCCCCGCAGAGGCATCACGCTTGGCATCCGGGATGTTCGGGGCATTATAGTCCCAATACGGGATTTTGTCCTCTGGCAGATTCGGATGATTCAGAAGAAAATTGGCGATCCCCTCCGCCTGTCGTAAATATTTCTTGTCCCCGGTCTCCCGGTAGGTAACCGTAAACCCATACAATCCCCACGACTGTCCCCGGGACCACGCCGATTCGTCCGAGTAACCCTGGGCGGTGCGCTTCTCCTGGATTTCACCGGTATCAGGATCGTAATTCAGCACATGCCAGGAACTGGTATCCTCGCGGAAATGGTTCTCGATAGTCGTGTTCGCATGAGTGACGGCAATATCATAGAAAGAAGAATCGCCGGTTGCTTCGGTCGCCCAGAACAGCAACTCCAGATTCATCATATTGTCGATGATCACCAGGAAGTCGTCTGGATCAGAATCCCACGACTTTATGCAGCCGACTGTCGGATTAAACCGGGTCGA is drawn from Candidatus Neomarinimicrobiota bacterium and contains these coding sequences:
- a CDS encoding alpha-L-arabinofuranosidase, coding for MQIDRVLKLILVTVVMATVTVSLGAVPRITVEVEDDPAVDISPLMWGLFIEDINFAGDGGLYPEKVKNRSFEFERPMMGWQILRKDGAKGDVLLYRYDKQPRNPNYAQFRVKETGGGFGLNNEGFRGMGIRKGAGFDFTIQARKVEGSISALRVEIINSEGKVIGKGKVSGFEAGKWKTYETELTATETAAKATMNLWVEGTGKLDFDMVSLFPHDTYKDRENGLRPDLVKMMEDMKPGFLRFPGGCIVEGFDLSQRYQWKNTIGPLDERVVTINRWNFEFQHKPAPDYYQSYGLGYYEYFQLAEDLNAEPMPILNIGMACQFNTGELVPVDELGPYIQDALDLIEFANGPADSEWGSVRAEMGHPEPFNMKMLGAGNEQWGPQYIERYKPFVDSIKAHYPDIQIVAATGSDATIFPNGEEEIDYLWKQWMKLDPEIVDEHFYRTPDFYLENVDWYDDYDRSGPKLFVGEYGAQSVGVASPDNENTWRTALYEAAFLIGFERNADLVRLSSYAPLFGHLDAWQWKPDLIYFNNLDVFGSANYYVHKMFSTNPGTHMLTATVDDKPKTSDGIEGLHASAQLDKDAGEVIIKVANATKKAQKTSVNLSGAGEVGGEAKVIILKSGSLKDFNTIDNQKKIYPEEFTASVTGPDFEYEFAPLSFTIIRVPVE
- a CDS encoding glycoside hydrolase family 97 protein — encoded protein: MKRWGIILVIILVAGMPGFAQDGERSYRIVSPDQGIVVTFEVGGDQFAYYSVAYQGTTVLENSRLGVERMDADLFTALRVDTASAVTPVDDKYSMRTGKQSEIRYQANRRVFHLRNDAGNPLDIIFQVSNDGVAFRYHFPEKTPDVRTILKEYTTFRFLEETHAWIQPLAEPKSGWQKSNPSYEEHYIHDVNIRELPDNPHGWVYPALFKTGETWILISETAPGYNYCGSRISYVPGAQQFSIVYPTVVESFPDGGAKPVGTLPMSSPWRIIAIGDLETIAESTLGTDLADPPVEADFSFVEPGRASWSWVMLKDNSVNYDTQKRFIDYAAEMGWEYCLVDADWDRNIGYDGIAELSAYAQDKGVGLLLWYNSAGSWNTTPYTPRDKLLTHDSRIAEFTKLQEMDIAGIKVDFFGGDARSMMVYYQDIFTDAAKYDLVVNCHGTTLPRGWQRTYPNLVTMESIMGFEFVTFEQQNANRQPMKSCVIPFTRNVFDPMDFTPVGFSEIPNIERRTSNAFELATGVIFHSGVQHFAAIPKGMNSVPSYVKRVMKEIPVAWDQTEFVAGYPGKLAVLARKKGNAWYVAGINGEDRQKEVTLDLSFLASTEGMLIADGETNRDFRQEKVELSGGKQYSVDLSGYGGFLMKFGGK
- a CDS encoding glycoside hydrolase family 88 protein; protein product: MNPKSSHRVFPILFFTVLLGGLLIRCQSQQSLQQTIDTNFSVAADQYRHMMELLPDDRFPQNYDYNTGEMETSGSGWWCSGFYPGTLFYLYEETGAEDLYNEATRILSHLEKEQHNTSTHDLGFMMYCSFGNAHRINPKPEYREILINSAKSLSTRFNPTVGCIKSWDSDPDDFLVIIDNMMNLELLFWATEATGDSSFYDIAVTHANTTIENHFREDTSSWHVLNYDPDTGEIQEKRTAQGYSDESAWSRGQSWGLYGFTVTYRETGDKKYLRQAEGIANFLLNHPNLPEDKIPYWDYNAPNIPDAKRDASAGAIMASGLLELSQYASPEDSATYFATAETIIRTLSTDEYMANVGTNGGFILKHSVGSKPADSEVDVAITYADYYFVEAMRRYQDLTVE
- a CDS encoding alpha-N-arabinofuranosidase, whose product is MRELSRTKLAVLFCLSFLFVTSAFSQPATVTIDQTETREEISKYIYGQFIEHLGQCIYGGIWAEMLEDRKFYYPVPAESEDAIWRITDRQARVLNASPWQVIGPEGTVTMVKENSYVGRHTPHINVAGSDAVGIFQGELGVVEDKQYSGYVILSGGSDVGPVTVSLAWDGGSESHVIEEVYEEYVKVPFMFTAGASTDNARLEITAKGQGTLKIATASIMPADNIDGFRRDTFELLQALDSPVYRWPGGNFVSGYDWRDGIGPRDKRPTRTNPAWTGIETNDMGLDEFIHLCRLLDTEPMIAVNTGFGDAYSAAAEVEYANGDPSTEYGEWRARNGHPEPYDVEYWCVGNEMFGRWQLGYMEIDDYVLKHNLVEEKMREVDPSITTIGVGEIGDDGEWSREMLENSADHMDLMSEHFYAWNDTSDIPAHVAQITGNIKRIADYHRKFRKEIPGIAEKDIKVALDEWNYWYGPYRYGELGVRYHLKDALGIAAGLHEYFRNSDIYWGANYAQTVNVIGAIKTTKTEAEFATTGLPLMLYRKEFGKTPVMVENGAKNVDISAALTKDGNALTIGVVNMNKESVDLNFEGIDPASDATTWIITSDDHDPRAYNVPGEERNVDIEEAGNTDLTNTVEVEPLSITLFKVQL